GACGTATCACCTGGAGACCGTGACCGACCGCGTGCTCTATCGTGACGGCAACCGTGGCGTTCGCGAGTTCGCGACGATGGTGCGCAAGGTGCAGCCGAAAACGGTCGTCACGTTGATCGATGAAAAGGAGCTCGTCGACCCGCGCAAGCCCATGTTCGCGCACGAGGCCGAATTGCTGAAGCGCCAGAACATCGACCAAGTGAACCTCGTCGTCCCGCTCGGTGGCTATCCGAGCACTGACGACATTCAGAAGTTCCTCGCGATCGTCGAAGACCCGGCCAAGCAACCGGTGGTCGTGCACTGCGCTCAGGGGGTCCGCCGTACCGGCATGATGGT
Above is a genomic segment from Tepidisphaeraceae bacterium containing:
- a CDS encoding tyrosine-protein phosphatase → MISTILIILVIVAGAAFWYLRVQTYHLETVTDRVLYRDGNRGVREFATMVRKVQPKTVVTLIDEKELVDPRKPMFAHEAELLKRQNIDQVNLVVPLGGYPSTDDIQKFLAIVEDPAKQPVVVHCAQGVRRTGMMVAAYQESILGWDKEKVKNNMLTFGHSQRTVSDVKRFVDTYDPKSRTMMAELERGVE